One Brassica oleracea var. oleracea cultivar TO1000 chromosome C7, BOL, whole genome shotgun sequence genomic window carries:
- the LOC106303401 gene encoding pumilio homolog 15-like encodes MNRFSCFLLTIALIVGSSNAIWEKNSLHFKSSLRPGNTLRIRCLSNDDDLGVHLLSPGQTYDFSFHDSILKTYFDCTLDQGPNFSFHASFTAYKSGGGIIRYGKTNFWDAREDGMYFTHGQEAPKLEYKWIHV; translated from the coding sequence ATGAATAGGTTCTCGTGCTTTTTGCTTACCATTGCATTGATCGTTGGGTCTAGTAACGCAATCTGGGAAAAAAACAGTCTCCACTTCAAAAGTTCTCTTCGTCCGGGCAATACACTGAGGATTCGTTGTCTATCGAACGACGACGACTTGGGTGTTCATTTGTTGAGCCCTGGACAGACCTACGATTTTAGTTTTCATGATAGTATTTTGAAGACCTATTTCGATTGTACCTTAGACCAGGGTCCTAATTTCTCGTTTCATGCAAGTTTTACAGCTTATAAAAGTGGTGGTGGCATTATTCGTTATGGTAAGACCAACTTTTGGGATGCTAGAGAAGATGGCATGTACTTCACACACGGTCAGGAAGCTCCCAAGTTAGAGTATAAGTGGATACATGTTTAA
- the LOC106306902 gene encoding uncharacterized sugar kinase slr0537-like: MAALSLLSPIPSSASLPPIYSLYHFKGTLQSNKTSSTSIFSGFRSSWSLRNDSKAEKRQLGLMVARNGGGGELDDMDEGQIENICGQDEDDEEWTQAHASSSSPERWDVLGLGQAMVDFSGVVDDAFLEKLDLEKGTRKLINHEERGRVLQAMDGCSYKAAAGGSLSNTLVALARLGCPSITDRPLNVAMAGSIAGDPLGSFYRTKLRRANINFLSAPIMDGTTGTVIVLTTPDAQRTMLAYQGTSSVVNYDSCLASLISKTNVFVVEGYLFELPDTIRTITKACEEAHRNGALVAVTASDVSCIERHYDDFWDIVGNYADIIFANSDEARAFCHFSADESPISATRYLSHFVPFVSVTDGINGSYIGAKGEAIYIPPSPCVPVDTCGAGDAYASGILYGILRGVTDLKGMGELAATIAATVVGQQGTRLRVQDAVELARSHDFRLNSVGTDVGS; this comes from the exons ATGGCCGCCCTTTCTCTCCTCTCTCCAATTCCTTCCTCTGCCTCTCTTCCTCCTATTTACTCCCTATATCACTTCAAAGGAACCCTTCAAAGCAACAAAACCTCCTCAACCTCCATTTTCAGCGGTTTCAGAAGCTCGTGGAGCCTGAGGAATGATTCCAAGGCGGAGAAGAGGCAGCTTGGTCTCATGGTTGCTAGAAACGGTGGAGGAGGAGAATTGGATGATATGGATGAAGGCCAAATCGAAAACATCTGTGGTCAAGACGAAGATGACGAGGAATGGACACAAGCCCATGCTTCTTCTTCTTCCCCTGAGAGATGGGATGTTCTGGGTCTCGGCCAAGCCATG GTAGATTTCTCTGGAGTTGTGGATGATGCGTTTCTAGAGAAGCTAGACTTGGAAAAAGGAACGAGGAAGCTGATTAACCACGAGGAGAGGGGTAGAGTCTTGCAAGCAATGGATGGTTGCAGCTACAAGGCTGCAGCTGGAGGGTCCTTGTCCAACACTCTTGTTGCTTTGGCGAGATTAGGTTGTCCTTCAATCACTGACCGCCCTTTGAATGTCGCTATGGCTGGTAGTATTGCTGGTGACCCTCTCGGTAGCTTTTACAG GACTAAATTACGGCGAGCAAATATAAATTTTCTTTCTGCTCCAATCATGGATGGAACAACAGGGACAGTGATTGTTCTCACAACTCCTGATGCACAGCGTACCATGCTTGCATATCAG GGAACATCTTCTGTGGTTAATTATGATTCTTGTTTGGCTAGTTTGATATCCAAGACAAATGTCTTTGTTGTGGAAGGCTACTTGTTTGAGCTTCCTGATACTATAAGGACCATAACCAAAGCCTGTGAAGAAGCACACAGAAACGGAGCCCTTGTTGCTGTGACTGCATCAGATGTGTCTTGCATTGAGAGGCACTATGATGATTTCTG GGACATTGTGGGCAACTATGCAGACATTATATTTGCCAACAGCGATGAAGCAAGAGCGTTTTGTCACTTCTCCGCAGATGAAAGCCCTATTTCAGCTACAAGGTACTTGAGCCACTTTGTCCCATTTGTTTCAGTGACCGATGGAATCAACGGGTCATACATTGGAGCCAAAGGAGAAGCCATATACATTCCTCCATCACCGTGCGTGCCGGTTGACACGTGTGGTGCTGGAGACGCATACGCTTCAGGGATCTTATACGGTATCTTGAGAGGTGTCACTGACTTGAAAGGAATGGGAGAGTTGGCTGCTACGATTGCAGCCACTGTGGTTGGTCAACAGGGAACCAGGCTTAGGGTTCAGGATGCGGTAGAGCTGGCTCGGTCACATGACTTCCGCCTCAACAGTGTTGGAACTGATGTTGGGTCTTGA
- the LOC106302140 gene encoding uncharacterized protein LOC106302140 isoform X1 — MSTRRNNNGFSKAEKVCGPNWILIAGGALLSTLSIRFGWRLRQSSLDFNPQIQSNASLGFKANGTSERGIFLGCCLHSSKSSCAHNDEYCCFHSIPGTEHVEGKEETNGHMISASDTSLPLVTLPAPSYGKENGVMWTSSPDRLELPPKPYNHHSTCSDSPCVSETSSDIFSKREVIQKLRQQLKRRDDMILEMQEQNLVLQNSYNAQRAHSSHLQAQLDSMNRDLFESEREVERLRKAIADHSVGCTGSNGKTSPVAPWSNGFMESENNYESQEKGSRDGERIEMLRKEVEELKEVIDGKEYLLRNYKEQKNELSQKVKELQQRLDSQFPNIL, encoded by the exons ATGAGCACACGAAGAAACAACAACGGCTTTTCCAAAGCTGAGAAAGTTTGTGGGCCGAATTGGATCTTAATTGCAGGGGGTGCCTTGTTGAGCACTTTGTCCATCCGCTTTGGCTGGAGACTTAGGCAGTCGTCTCTTGATTTCAACCCTCAAATTCAATCCAATGCCTCTCTTGGATTCAAAG CTAATGGAACATCTGAGAGGGGAATTTTTTTAGGTTGTTGTTTGCACTCCAGCAAATCTTCATGTGCACATAATGATGAGTATTGTTGCTTCCACTCCATTCCAG GAACTGAGCATGTCGAGGGGAAAGAGGAGACAAACGGGCACATGATATCTGCATCTGACACTTCACTGCCTCTTGTAACCCTTCCTGCTCCATCATACGGCAAAGAGAACGGGGTCATGTGGACTTCTTCTCCTGATCGCCTGGAACTTCCTCCGAAACCATACAATCACCATTCCACCTGCTCGGATTCACCTTGCGTGTCTGAAACCAGCTCAGACATCTTCAGCAAACGAGAAGTAATACAGAAACTGAGGCAACAGCTGAAGAGGCGCGACGACATGATACTTGAAATGCAGGAACAGAATCTAGTGCTGCAAAACTCGTACAACGCACAGAGGGCACACTCTAGCCATCTCCAGGCACAGCTAGACTCGATGAACAGAGATCTGTTCGAATCAGAAAGGGAAGTTGAGAGACTGAGAAAAGCAATCGCTGATCACAGCGTGGGATGCACAGGTAGCAACGGCAAGACATCTCCTGTTGCACCTTGGAGTAACGGGTTTATGGAGAGCGAGAACAATTATGAGTCGCAGGAAAAGGGATCAAGGGATGGAGAGAGAATAGAGATGTTGAGAAAGGAAGTGGAGGAGCTTAAAGAAGTGATAGATGGAAAAGAGTATCTACTAAGGAACTATAAAGAGCAGAAGAATGAGCTATCACAGAAGGTGAAAGAGTTGCAGCAGAGATTGGACTCGCAGTTCCCAAACATACTGTAG
- the LOC106302140 gene encoding uncharacterized protein LOC106302140 isoform X2: MSTRRNNNGFSKAEKVCGPNWILIAGGALLSTLSIRFGWRLRQSSLDFNPQIQSNASLGFKGCCLHSSKSSCAHNDEYCCFHSIPGTEHVEGKEETNGHMISASDTSLPLVTLPAPSYGKENGVMWTSSPDRLELPPKPYNHHSTCSDSPCVSETSSDIFSKREVIQKLRQQLKRRDDMILEMQEQNLVLQNSYNAQRAHSSHLQAQLDSMNRDLFESEREVERLRKAIADHSVGCTGSNGKTSPVAPWSNGFMESENNYESQEKGSRDGERIEMLRKEVEELKEVIDGKEYLLRNYKEQKNELSQKVKELQQRLDSQFPNIL, encoded by the exons ATGAGCACACGAAGAAACAACAACGGCTTTTCCAAAGCTGAGAAAGTTTGTGGGCCGAATTGGATCTTAATTGCAGGGGGTGCCTTGTTGAGCACTTTGTCCATCCGCTTTGGCTGGAGACTTAGGCAGTCGTCTCTTGATTTCAACCCTCAAATTCAATCCAATGCCTCTCTTGGATTCAAAG GTTGTTGTTTGCACTCCAGCAAATCTTCATGTGCACATAATGATGAGTATTGTTGCTTCCACTCCATTCCAG GAACTGAGCATGTCGAGGGGAAAGAGGAGACAAACGGGCACATGATATCTGCATCTGACACTTCACTGCCTCTTGTAACCCTTCCTGCTCCATCATACGGCAAAGAGAACGGGGTCATGTGGACTTCTTCTCCTGATCGCCTGGAACTTCCTCCGAAACCATACAATCACCATTCCACCTGCTCGGATTCACCTTGCGTGTCTGAAACCAGCTCAGACATCTTCAGCAAACGAGAAGTAATACAGAAACTGAGGCAACAGCTGAAGAGGCGCGACGACATGATACTTGAAATGCAGGAACAGAATCTAGTGCTGCAAAACTCGTACAACGCACAGAGGGCACACTCTAGCCATCTCCAGGCACAGCTAGACTCGATGAACAGAGATCTGTTCGAATCAGAAAGGGAAGTTGAGAGACTGAGAAAAGCAATCGCTGATCACAGCGTGGGATGCACAGGTAGCAACGGCAAGACATCTCCTGTTGCACCTTGGAGTAACGGGTTTATGGAGAGCGAGAACAATTATGAGTCGCAGGAAAAGGGATCAAGGGATGGAGAGAGAATAGAGATGTTGAGAAAGGAAGTGGAGGAGCTTAAAGAAGTGATAGATGGAAAAGAGTATCTACTAAGGAACTATAAAGAGCAGAAGAATGAGCTATCACAGAAGGTGAAAGAGTTGCAGCAGAGATTGGACTCGCAGTTCCCAAACATACTGTAG
- the LOC106306664 gene encoding importin-4-like produces the protein MAQSLELLLIQFLMPDNDARRQAEDQIKRLAKDPQVVPALVQHLRTAKTPNVRQLAAVLLRKRITGHWAKLSPQMKQEVKQSLIESITVENSPPVRRASANVVSVVAKYAVPAGEWPDLLTFLFQCSQSAQEDHREVALILFSSLTETIGNTFRPYFADLQTLLLKCMQDENSSRVRVAALKAVGSFLEFTSDGDDVVKFRDFIPSILNVARKCIASGEEDVAILAFEIFDELIESPAPLLGDSVKSIVQFSLEVSCNQALESSTRHQAIQIVSWLAKYKYTSLKKHKLVIPILQVMCPLLAESSDQEDNDDDDLATDRAAAEVIDTLAMNLPKHVFPTVFEFSSMYSQSTDLKFREASVTALGVISEGCYDLIKEKLDIVLNIVLGALRDPEKMVRGAASFALGQFAEYLQPEILSHYQSFLPCVLNAIEDTSEEVKEKSYYALAAFCENMGEEIVAYLDPLMGKLMAALQNSPRNLQETCMSAIGSVAAAAEQAFNPYAGRVLEAMKFFMVLTNDEDLRARARSTELVGIVAMSVGRKGMEAILPPFIDAAISGFGLEYSELREYTHGFFSNVAEILDDTFAQYLPRVMPLVFASCNLDDGSAVNIDESDDESVNDFGGVSSDDEAHDEPRIRNISVRTGVLDEKAAATQALGLFALHTKSSFAPYLEESLKIMDKHSGYFHEDVRLQAVTGLKHILAAAHAIFQTHNDGTGKANEILDTVMNIYIKTMAEDDDKEVVAQACLSIADIMKDYGYIAIQNYLPPLVDATLLLLREKAACQQLEDESDDDDDDAGHDEVLMDAVSDLLPAFAKCMGSHFEPVFASFFEPLMKFAKASRPPQDRTMVVAGLAEVAQDMGAPIAAYVDRIMPLVLKELGSRHATNRRNAAFCVGELCKNGGETALKYFNDVLRGIYPLFGESETDLGVRDNAAGATARMIVVHPQLVPLNQVLPVLLKGLPLKEDQEESMAVYSCIYSLVLASNPQIVSRVPDLVKIFGQVVESPVEKAEVKAIVGRTFSHLISVYGDQLHPLISGLPPSQANALAAFASTG, from the exons ATGGCGCAATCTCTCGAGCTTCTCTTGATCCAATTCCTCATGCCCGACAACGACGCTCGTCGCCAAGCCGAGGATCAGATCAAACGCCTCGCCAAGGATCCTCAGGTTGTCCCTGCCTTAGTTCAGCACCTCCGCACCGCCAAAACCCCCAACGTCCGCCAGCTCGCCGCCGTCCTCCTCCGTAAAAGAATCACCGGACATTGGGCCAAGCTTTCTCCGCAGATGAAACAGGAAGTTAAACAGTCTTTAATCGAAAGCATCACCGTAGAGAATAG TCCACCTGTGAGGCGTGCGAGTGCCAATGTTGTGAGCGTAGTAGCCAAGTACGCTGTTCCAGCTGGAGAGTGGCCTGACTTGTTAACATTTCTCTTCCAGTGTAGCCAGAGTGCTCAAGAAGACCACCGTGAA GTGGCATTGATCCTTTTCAGCTCTTTGACTGAAACTATTGGGAACACATTTAGGCCATACTTTGCTGACTTGCAAACTCTTCTTCTCAAGTGTATGCAAGATGAAAACAGCAGCCGTGTCAGAGTTGCTGCTCTCAA GGCAGTGGGCTCTTTTCTTGAGTTCACAAGCGACGGGGATGATGTG GTCAAGTTCCGAGATTTCATTCCAAGCATATTGAACGTGGCGAGGAAATGTATTGCTTCTGGCGAGGAGGATGTTGCTATACTTGCTTTTGAGATTTTTGATGAGCTGATTGAATCTCCTGCTCCTCTTCTTGGAGATTCTGTCAAATCAATCGTGCAGTTCTCTCTTGAAGTCTCTTGTAATCAAGCTCTGGAAAGTAGCACACGTCACCAG GCGATCCAAATAGTTTCATGGTTGGCAAAGTACAAATACACTTCCCTTAAAAAACACAAGCTAGTCATACCAATTTTGCAAGTTATGTGCCCTTTACTCGCCGAGTCATCTGATCAAGAGGACAACGACGATGATGATCTCGCTACTGATCGTGCAGCTGCTGAAGTCATTGACACACTAGCTATGAACCTGCCAAAGCATGTGTTCCCCACTGTTTTCGAGTTTTCTTCCATGTATAGTCAGAGCACGGATCTGAAGTTTCGGGAAGCTTCTGTAACTGCTCTAGGTGTTATATCAGAAGGCTGCTATGATCTTATCAAAGAGAAGCTAGACATTGTTCTGAATATAGTCTTGGGAGCTTTAAGAGACCCTGAGAAAATGGTTCGTGGGGCTGCATCTTTTGCGCTAGGCCAATTTGCCGAGTATCTCCAGCCTGAGATTCTGTCGCATTATCAGAGTTTTCTTCCGTGTGTTTTGAATGCGATTGAAGATACATCTGAGGAAGTGAAG GAGAAGTCATACTATGCTTTGGCAGCGTTCTGTGAGAACATGGGAGAGGAGATTGTTGCTTACCTTGATCCTTTAATGGGGAAGCTCATGGCAGCTCTCCAAAATAGTCCACGTAATCTGCAGGAGACTTGCATG TCAGCAATTGGGTCGGTTGCTGCTGCTGCAGAGCAAGCATTCAATCCATACGCTGGGAGGGTTTTAGAGGCGATGAAGTTCTTCATGGTGCTCACTAATGACGAAGATCTTCGTGCCCGTGCACGGTCTACTGAGCTTGTAGGGATCGTCGCAATGTCCGTTGGGAGAAAAGGGATGGAGGCCATTTTGCCACCTTTCATCGATGCTGCAATATCA GGATTTGGATTGGAGTACAGTGAGTTGCGAGAATATACTCATGGATTCTTCAGCAACGTAGCTGAAATATTGGATGACACTTTTGCCCAG TATTTACCTCGCGTTATGCCGTTAGTATTTGCTTCGTGCAATCTTGATGATGGGTCTGCGGTCAACATTGATGAGTCAGACGATGAGAGTGTTAACGATTTTGGTGGGGTATCCTCTGATGATGAAGCTCATGATGAGCCTAGGATTCGGAACATAAGTGTAAGAACAGGAGTTTTGGATGAGAAGGCAGCTGCAACTCAAGCTCTTGGCCTGTTTGCACTCCACACTAAATCTTCTTTTGCACC CTACCTTGAGGAGTCATTGAAGATCATGGACAAACATTCTGGATATTTTCATGAAGATGTTCGGCTTCAAGCTGTCACTGGTTTGAAAC ATATATTGGCTGCAGCACATGCCATATTCCAAACTCATAAT GATGGAACTGGGAAGGCAAATGAAATTCTTG ATACAGTTATGAATATTTATATCAAAACCATGGCTGAGGATGACGACAAGGAGGTTGTTGCTCAGGCTTGCTTGAGCATTGCAGATATCATGAAGGATTATGGTTACATAGCCATCCAAAATT ATTTACCACCCCTTGTCGATGCGACATTGCTACTGCTGAGGGAGAAAGCAGCTTGCCAGCAGCTAGAAGATGAGAGTGACGACGATGATGATGATGCTGGACATGATGAGGTTCTCATGGATGCAGTTTCTGACCTCCTCCCCGCCTTTGCAAAGTGTATGGGGTCTCATTTTGAGCCCGTCTTTGCAAGTTTCTTCGAGCCGTTGATGAAATTCGCG AAAGCTTCACGTCCCCCACAGGATAGGACAATGGTAGTTGCCGGTCTTGCTGAAGTTGCTCAAGACATGGGTGCTCCAATCGCTGCCTATGTTGAT AGGATAATGCCCTTGGTGCTAAAAGAATTGGGGTCACGTCATGCAACCAATAGAAGGAATGCAGCTTTCTGTGTCGGAGAGCTATGTAAAAACGGGGGTGAAACTGCTCTTAA ATATTTTAACGATGTGCTACGTGGAATTTACCCGCTTTTTGGCGAGTCAGAGACAGACCTTGGTGTTAGGGATAATGCAGCAGGTGCCACCGCAAGGATGATTGTTGTTCATCCTCAACTAGTCCCGCTAAATCAA GTACTTCCAGTGTTGCTGAAAGGTTTACCTCTAAAGGAAGACCAAGAGGAGTCCATGGCTGTATACAGCTGTATATATTCGCTTGTTTTGGCATCCAATCCACAG ATCGTCTCACGTGTTCCGGACCTGGTTAAAATCTTCGGACAAGTAGTGGAGTCGCCGGTAGAGAAAGCTGAAGTGAAAGCAATTGTAGGGAGAACTTTCTCCCACCTGATATCGGTTTATGGCGATCAGTTGCATCCATTAATAAGTGGTCTACCACCTTCTCAAGCTAACGCTCTTGCTGCGTTTGCTTCTACTGGCTGA